A genomic window from Pirellulaceae bacterium includes:
- a CDS encoding acylphosphatase: MGNKSIQKVRAIYSGRVQGVGFRMTVSQLARRLPVTGMVCNVSDGSVEMVAVGDAKSLTKLLQEIDRAMSRNIVHCQLDWLDGQPQEFTEFSIATDKWKP; the protein is encoded by the coding sequence ATGGGAAACAAGTCAATTCAGAAGGTACGGGCGATCTACTCTGGTCGCGTGCAAGGCGTTGGCTTCAGAATGACGGTTAGCCAGTTGGCTCGGCGACTGCCGGTCACAGGCATGGTCTGCAACGTTAGCGATGGCAGCGTCGAAATGGTTGCCGTGGGAGACGCCAAATCCCTAACCAAGTTGCTTCAGGAGATTGACCGGGCAATGTCGCGCAACATCGTACATTGCCAGCTTGACTGGTTGGACGGTCAGCCACAGGAGTTTACTGAGTTTTCCATCGCAACGGATAAGTGGAAGCCTTAG